Sequence from the Sulfurimonas hongkongensis genome:
GAGTTATGTTATAAATGCAGGACTTAAAAAAGTATATCCTAAAAAACTTGTAGAGATAAAGTACCTTTTTTCACTTAACAGAGAAAACATAGAACCAACACCCATCTTAGAAGAGTTTGATGCTGATTTAGACAAGTTCAACTCGAACCAATACACAAGATACGATAAAAAATTAAACTATCTTGATATCCCAAACATTAGACTTAGTGGTAAGTTTGTCTTTTTTGGCTCTGGTCACAAGCATGACAGACACCATAAAGCTATCATCGCCTATGTTAGAGCCTTGTCTGCTCAAGTTCAAAAGTTAGATAAAAATATAGTATTTATGTATGACAATAACCATGATGAGGATGAAGCTCTAGAGATTGGCTACTTTTTATCTCCACTAGCTTTAGGAAAAGCAAAAGAATTAAGAGCAAAAGGTTTTAAAGAGGCTTTTAAAACGATACCACCAAAAGTTCAAAAGCTATAATTAAAAATTTTCAAAACCAAGAACAAATTCTACTCTCTTTTGTACATTAGCTCTTTTAGAGGCTACTTTTTCTTTTTCTATCTTTCTAAGGCGAGGAAGCAACCCTTTAGAGTTAGCTACTTGTATGGAAAGTCCTGGTCTTGCATTTAGCTCTAAAAGCATAGCACCTTTGTTTTTATCGAGTACTATATCTGCACCTAAATAACCAAGATTAGTCATATCATAACAGCTACATGCTAAGAGTAGAAGTTCCTTCCAATTGTCTATTTTTATACCATCAAAACTATGTTTTGTATCTGGATGAATAAGAATTTTTTCACTATTCATTACAGCGTTTATTGGCTTACCTGTTTTGATATCAAGCCCAACGCCAACTGCTCCTTGATGCAAGTTCGCTTTGCCATCTGACGCTTTTGTAGAGAGACGAAGCATAGCCATCACAGGATAGCCTTGAAAAACTATGATACGGATATCGGGAACACCTTGATAAGAGTAATCATCAAACACGGCATCTGCTTCTATCAAAGTCTCTACAAGTGCGACATCTTGGTCCCCAGAGAGTGAGTAAAGTCCTGCTAAAATATTTGTAACATGCTTCGTTACCTCTTGAAGT
This genomic interval carries:
- a CDS encoding alpha-L-glutamate ligase-like protein, which encodes MLNFIGPFTLKRRGILGMNSRNIEFISRYNDRKLFPLVDNKLQTKLLAQEYGINTPELLFVVRYQHDVYRLLEKLKNISSFAIKPACGSGGKGILVIKGRDGDGFIKSSGMVIGLQEVTKHVTNILAGLYSLSGDQDVALVETLIEADAVFDDYSYQGVPDIRIIVFQGYPVMAMLRLSTKASDGKANLHQGAVGVGLDIKTGKPINAVMNSEKILIHPDTKHSFDGIKIDNWKELLLLACSCYDMTNLGYLGADIVLDKNKGAMLLELNARPGLSIQVANSKGLLPRLRKIEKEKVASKRANVQKRVEFVLGFENF